The stretch of DNA taaaattgcaTTTGATGgacatatatatttcaaatggagcgcgtcatgttgaaatatctgccCAGCAAATGCAGTTTATACATCAGTAAAcaacagaaaaataacaatcattaCTTTCAATAAAATACGAATTTTAATGTCCATGTTATCAGACGAAACTGTTTATACCTCtattctgtctatatattttatatatctccTAACTCGGTTATCTGTATCAGCTAATTATATTGGACTCGTATCTCTAGTGATTGTCATATGAGTTTCGGAGTTCACATGTCAAATCGATAATACACAACTATATAAGACAAAGTTAACAACTAATTGTCCTCAGGTTTGGTAGGTCAGCCCATCAGGCGAGAGTTGGTCTAACTTCAGAAGATATACATCTAAAGTCGGTATGGTTCGACCAGACAACACAATACCGGACAGGTGTACAGGGAAAGACTTCTTTGTATGTACATCTTAACACTAGATATATGTAATCTATATCTGACCTGTGTGTATTTGTGTAGATGGACAATATGACGTAAGACAATAGATCGATGATGATGACCATTGGATTTACATTGCCCTGATTCTCCTTGACCACAACTGTTCTGAGTATGTTTAAGGATTAATTCGGAAAATTTAGTCGACGAGTGTTAGTTTAACATAGCAAGATGGCGACCTCCTTCCATGAAGGTCAGATTCCTCAGCGACCTCCAGGTCAATCCACGTGTATTCATCACAATGGGAGACAACTGgattttttctgtaaaacatGTGAGCTACCAGCATGTATCAAATGCATATCTTCTACCCACGCGAGTCATCTTTTATGTGAACTCAGTGAATTTGCTTCCGAGAAGAAGCAAGACATTCGAAGCTTCGTAGACAAAACTGAAAATGTTCACCTTGTGGAAATTGATGAGTATATCAATTCTGTTGATAATTCTCTGAAGGAAAACATAAGTTGCTTTGAAAAACTTTCAGCACAGTTGAAAACACAAACCGCAAAATTAAAGGGTGATCTTGACCTACTAGTAGCCCATACTTTGTCTCTTTATCAACAAATGGAGGAGGATAACGCTAAGTTACTTCACACCTACAAACAGGACCTGGAGATGTACAGCGAACAGCTCAAACAGAAGGTAGAGGAATGTAAGGAATTACTACAGCGCGGTTCAGACATACAAATCTATGATACAGACTGTGATGTCACCTCTTCTGTCTCCCTCCCTGTCACACCTACACTTGCTATCGCTAGCTTCACTCCTAACAGTGACCCTCAGAGGTATCTAGAACAAGCTCTCGGAGACATGAAGACTTTATATGAATGTCAGAGCCATGGACGTCCCGGAGGTGATCTCACTGTTAAATCACACGGGGAAGATGGACCGCCCACTCACCGACAGATTTCTGTTCTAGACATGGGTATAGTCGGTACAGAGAGGGAAGTGACGAATCGGGACTATCACCTACTTCTTCAGACCAAGATACTGGAGAAATGGAGATCTCCTTGCGATATTAGTTCTATATGTCCTACTACAGACGGTAAGGCGTGGACCCAGTTCTTGGACACACTAACTCTCCTCGACTGGAAGGGTAAAGTAGTAGTGGAAGTTAAACACGACACCAAGATAAGTGACATAAGCCTTTCTCCTACAACCAACACTCTGTGGGCCTGTGGCAAGTGTAACATCCAAGAGCTGGAGTCAGGACGACTACAGACCAGATTTAGTACCAATGCTGAACCTCTGTCCATCTGTATTACAGCCAGTGAACACGTCATCATAGGAATGGACAATAAAATCTCCAAATTCACCACCAGCGGTGAATTGGTACAGACCACTGTAGAAACTGAGGGACGGTTTGTGACTTCGCCATGGAGGATGTCTGAGTGTCCAGTTACACATAACATCGCTGTTGTTGATCGCCGGAGAAATGTTGTCATCTTGGACAAGGATCTGCAGAAACTGTTTGTATATACGGGTGATATACCAGATGTCTATACACTAACAAAAAAGGACAGATCATTTGATCCCGAGGATGTGGTCTATGACGGTATGGGTAATCTTGTTATAGGTGACCGTTATAAAAATCGTCTCCTCCTCATCAGTGGGCGTGGTCAGTTTATCAGGATTATACACAAGGATGACAACTATACATGGGCTGTTAGTATCGACAGGCATGGAGTTCTGTGGTCAGTGTTTGGATTGAACAAAGTCAAACTTCTACAATACAACGATATGTATAAAGAGGACGACGATGAGTATCAAGAGGACAAAAAATGTGTGCTGTCATAATTCTGAGACTCTATTTCGATGTGATGAGTATAGGTCGACGAGTATTGTATAGAGGACGACGATGAGTCTGTAGAGGACGACGATGAGTCTGTAGAGGACGACGATGAGTCTGTAGAGGACGATGATGAGTCTGTAGAGGACGATGATGAGTCTGTAGAGGAGACTAGAAATCAGATGTTTATAGTCGTAGTTCTGTGATGAAGAAAATGTTAAATACaaaggatcttacatgagtggctatgtgacatgaaatttatcaaacgagttcaataatttgatataccatGAGCCTTTAGGCGAGTGACACATCAATTGTTTTAACAATGGCGTCAGGTACACGTAACAAAGGCTCTTCACCTGTAGAGGTAAGCAGAGACACATTACCTATCATCCGTGAAAATGGGAGAATGTATGCACAACAATGTCCACCCGTATCAGGCCAGGGTATAAACAGAATTGATTTCGACTCATCTCTTTATTTTATCATGTGAACAAGAAACCAAAAGGCTAGCTCATATTACCTCTAATCAGCCATCTCAGACTTTAAATTTTCTGATTCACATGTGTTCCAAGATATTATAACTAAATCCAGTTACAGAACTTGTATCCTCCATTGTATCCAAACCTATTGTTGAGGAAGAAGTGAATAAAacgttataaaatgacactaAGATTGAATCTATGATCTGTAAATGTTTGagattaaagttttttttctcaaaattcgTTTCTCAATGAACCTCTTACGTTTCTTAGGAAGTGCTttcgccatttttgttttattctgcATATATATTATgcacaaaaaaaatgaatataaaacagatgacccatttattttataaaagagGCTCCATCGCAAAcacagcataaacgatactcatcatttgaacaataatcggtgtttaatcatgtatgtgtgtgtttaattaacacaaagatggtatgaaatgatttattttgcttttttgcATGCGCTATAAGTACTTAAATTTAATCCATATAGGACATAAAGTTCCAGGGATATTTTTCTGGacgcaatttattatttttaatacatgtatttaatttttgaaGTACAATTAAagctaaatatttttaattgtggTAATAATGTAAACTAAGAAAACTACACGTGCATATTACACTCACTCTATAGT from Argopecten irradians isolate NY chromosome 15, Ai_NY, whole genome shotgun sequence encodes:
- the LOC138309601 gene encoding uncharacterized protein encodes the protein MATSFHEGQIPQRPPGQSTCIHHNGRQLDFFCKTCELPACIKCISSTHASHLLCELSEFASEKKQDIRSFVDKTENVHLVEIDEYINSVDNSLKENISCFEKLSAQLKTQTAKLKGDLDLLVAHTLSLYQQMEEDNAKLLHTYKQDLEMYSEQLKQKVEECKELLQRGSDIQIYDTDCDVTSSVSLPVTPTLAIASFTPNSDPQRYLEQALGDMKTLYECQSHGRPGGDLTVKSHGEDGPPTHRQISVLDMGIVGTEREVTNRDYHLLLQTKILEKWRSPCDISSICPTTDGKAWTQFLDTLTLLDWKGKVVVEVKHDTKISDISLSPTTNTLWACGKCNIQELESGRLQTRFSTNAEPLSICITASEHVIIGMDNKISKFTTSGELVQTTVETEGRFVTSPWRMSECPVTHNIAVVDRRRNVVILDKDLQKLFVYTGDIPDVYTLTKKDRSFDPEDVVYDGMGNLVIGDRYKNRLLLISGRGQFIRIIHKDDNYTWAVDEYCIEDDDESVEDDDESVEDDDESVEDDDESVEDDDESVEETRNQMFIVVVL